Sequence from the Bremerella volcania genome:
ACAGAAAGTCGCGGCGGTAGGCATAGATGCCCAAATGTTGTAAGAACGGCGGCTTTTCCGAGTGGAGCACACTTTCGTAGCCGTCGCGGACGTGCGGAATGGGGCTGCGACTGAAATACAGTGCCCGGCCGCTCTCCCCGCAGACCACCTTCACGCAAGCGGGATCCCGTAATTTTTCCATGCTTCGGATCGGCGTAGCAAGGGTTGCCATTGATACGTCCGGATTCGTTTCCAGCAGAAATCGCACGCGTTCGATGGCCTCAGCAGAGATCTCCGGCTCGTCCCCCTGGACGTTGATAAAGATATCGACGTCTGGGCGAGACCGAGCAATTTCAGCAACGCGATCGGTGCCGCTAGCACACGACTCGCTGGTCATGACTGCCTCTCCGCCGAAACGGCTGACGGCCTCTTCAATCGATGGATGATCCGTCGCCACAATCACGCCGCATGTCCCCTGAGCCTTACAGGCGGCCTCGTAGGTGTGCTGAATGAGCGGCTTGCCCGTCTCGGCCAATAATAGCTTCTCGGGCAGGCGTGTTGATTGCAGCCGGGCTGGAATCACAACAAGACTATTCAGAGCCAGCGATACGGCACGTTCCATGGCCATCGGACGAATCCATTCTAAAGACGAATATCGCGTGATCCGCACGCGAACGATACCTCAGCATAAGCGTTATACCCCGGAAAAATGAAGGGCAGTTCCTTCGGGAAACTTCAATCGATCTTCGTATTCCCCCTCGACTTTGCTAAGCTTTGGGGCGATAGCATAGACGGATTTATCTCACCACGCCGAAGGGAAACGGGCCATGTGTGGCATTGTCGGATACGTCGGAGATCACCGGGCAGCAGACTTCCTCCTGGAAGCCCTGCGGCGGCTGGAGTACCGCGGATACGATAGCGCTGGCATCGCGGCCGTCGATCTCAATTCCCACATTCACATCGTGAAAACCGCCGGCCGAATCGACTCACTCGCGGATCGACTGGCCAATGAGATGCCTGTGGGAACGACCGGCATCGGTCATACGCGTTGGGCGACGCACGGCCCCGCGACGCAAATCAATGCCCATCCTCATCCTGGGCCGCATGGCGAAATCGTCGTGGTTCATAATGGCGTGATCGAGAACTACGCGGCGCTGAAGAATCGACTTCAGCAAAAGGGATATCAATTCAAAAGCGACACCGATACCGAAGTGATCGCGTTCATGCTGGAAGATGGCTTCAAGCAGCTCTCGATCCCACCAGGCAAGGCCCCCAGCGATGAAGCGCTTGTGGGACTGGTTCAAAAGGTCCTGGCCAAACTGCAAGGGACGTACGGTGTCGGCATCCTCTTCCGATGTCGGCCTGACCTGGTGATTGCCGCACGGCTTGGCAGTCCGCTGGTAATCGGCGTATCGGAAGACGCCCACTTCCTGGCCAGCGATGCCTCGCCACTGGTGGGCTATACCGACAAGATTGTCTATCTGACCGATCACCAAGTCGCACTGATTAAAGCCGACTCCTTGCAAATCGCTCACCGTGACCTGGGTGAGATCACGCACAACGTCGAGAAGCTCGAAATTGCTTCCGGGGATGTCGAACTGGGTGACTTCGAGCACTACATGCTCAAAGAAATCTTCGAGCAACCCCAGTCGATCGAAAACGCCATGCGGGGTCGTTTGAATCTCGATAACGCAACGGCCGTCTTCGGAGGCCTGAACCTGACCCCCCAGGAACTACGCGGCGTTGACCGGATCCTGCTCACGGCGTGTGGTACCAGTTGGCACGCGGCCATGGTCGGGGAATACCTCATCGAAGAGATGGCCCGGATTCCTGTCGAGGTGGAGTACGCTTCGGAACTTCGTTATCGCAATCCACCGGTACCACGTCGTACGCTCGTGTTTGGCATTACCCAAAGTGGCGAAACGGCCGATACGCTTGCCGCGCTGCGAGAGATGAAACGCAAGGGACATCCAACGCTGGCGATCTGTAACGTGGTAGGAAGCAGTATTGCCCAAGAGGCGGACGGAGGCATCTATCTGCATGCAGGCCCCGAAATCGGCGTGGCTTCCACCAAAGCGTATACCTCGCAACTCGTGGTAATGGCAATGCTTGGTCTTTACTTTGGCCGGCTCAATCACCTCAGCTTCGACCAAGGCTATCGCATCATCCGCGCGATGCAGGCTCTTCCTGATGCCGTTCGCAAAGCACTGACCACCCAGGACCAGGCCCGCAAGATTGCGGAAAAGTACCAGACCTCGAACAACTTCCTCTATCTAGGTCGCTACTTCAACTTCCCCACAGCACTGGAAGGTGCGCTCAAGCTCAAAGAAATCAGCTACATCCACGCCGAGGGTTACCCTGCCGCGGAACTCAAGCACGGACCGATTGCCTTGGTGGATGAGAACACGCCGAGCGTCTTCATCATGCCGCAAGGCGTCGTCTACGACAAAGTGATGAGCAACCTGCAAGAGATCAAAGCTCGCGGCGGCCCGGTGATCGCCATTGCCAGCGAAGACGACCACGAGATCGACAACTACGCCGACGACGTAATCCGCATTCCGACGGTCGAAGAATTCCTGCAGCCGATCGTCTCCGTGATTCCGCTGCAATTCATTGCCTACCACATCGCCCTGCTGCGTGGCTGCGATGTCGACAAGCCGCGAAACCTGGCCAAGAGCGTGACGGTGGAGTAGCCCGAGTCACCAGCGACACACTTTAGACTTCAGTGCCAGTCGCCCTGCTGCGTTGTACCGCGGAAAGCAAAAGACTGCCCCACCCGATGATCAGGATCATCGCTCCGATGGGCGCTGCTAGCTGCAAGGTTGGCATATCAAGTAGCGCCCCCAAGGCCAAGCCGCCGGCGTATAGCAACGTTCCCACTGCGAAGCCCGCGCCTCCAATTAGTTGAAAACGACCGCCTGATCCAACCAGCCCCAAGCCAATCAACGCCAGCGCATAATAACCGCAGTACTGCACGCCTTGTTGGTAACGCTGCCAGCGTTGGGCACTTTCTTGCCGGTCGATCGCGCTGATTTCCAGCGTCTTGGCTCCTTCCGGGCCGTGCGGATCCGAAACATAGACCGCTTTCGCTTGAAGTTGCTTGTCGAAGTGCCCTTGCACCCACGGCGCGGCCACCGGTCCGCCGACGACCGCGACCATTCCAAATAACGATCCGAGAATGAAGTTGATATTCACCATGGATTCCCCCTAACGACGTCTTCGAGTCTTGGTCTGGGAGGTAAGATCGAAGTTCATTTCGGCGTCTTCACTCACCGAAGCCGTTAGACCTGAGTTGGCGACCGCATAAGTCCAGGGAATTA
This genomic interval carries:
- the kdsB gene encoding 3-deoxy-manno-octulosonate cytidylyltransferase, which encodes MNSLVVIPARLQSTRLPEKLLLAETGKPLIQHTYEAACKAQGTCGVIVATDHPSIEEAVSRFGGEAVMTSESCASGTDRVAEIARSRPDVDIFINVQGDEPEISAEAIERVRFLLETNPDVSMATLATPIRSMEKLRDPACVKVVCGESGRALYFSRSPIPHVRDGYESVLHSEKPPFLQHLGIYAYRRDFLLKLATAPPSELEQLEKLEQLRVLEMGETILVGTIAEPSIGIDTPDDYAAFVKKMCNR
- a CDS encoding DUF423 domain-containing protein — protein: MVNINFILGSLFGMVAVVGGPVAAPWVQGHFDKQLQAKAVYVSDPHGPEGAKTLEISAIDRQESAQRWQRYQQGVQYCGYYALALIGLGLVGSGGRFQLIGGAGFAVGTLLYAGGLALGALLDMPTLQLAAPIGAMILIIGWGSLLLSAVQRSRATGTEV
- the glmS gene encoding glutamine--fructose-6-phosphate transaminase (isomerizing), which produces MCGIVGYVGDHRAADFLLEALRRLEYRGYDSAGIAAVDLNSHIHIVKTAGRIDSLADRLANEMPVGTTGIGHTRWATHGPATQINAHPHPGPHGEIVVVHNGVIENYAALKNRLQQKGYQFKSDTDTEVIAFMLEDGFKQLSIPPGKAPSDEALVGLVQKVLAKLQGTYGVGILFRCRPDLVIAARLGSPLVIGVSEDAHFLASDASPLVGYTDKIVYLTDHQVALIKADSLQIAHRDLGEITHNVEKLEIASGDVELGDFEHYMLKEIFEQPQSIENAMRGRLNLDNATAVFGGLNLTPQELRGVDRILLTACGTSWHAAMVGEYLIEEMARIPVEVEYASELRYRNPPVPRRTLVFGITQSGETADTLAALREMKRKGHPTLAICNVVGSSIAQEADGGIYLHAGPEIGVASTKAYTSQLVVMAMLGLYFGRLNHLSFDQGYRIIRAMQALPDAVRKALTTQDQARKIAEKYQTSNNFLYLGRYFNFPTALEGALKLKEISYIHAEGYPAAELKHGPIALVDENTPSVFIMPQGVVYDKVMSNLQEIKARGGPVIAIASEDDHEIDNYADDVIRIPTVEEFLQPIVSVIPLQFIAYHIALLRGCDVDKPRNLAKSVTVE